AGAACTTATCAACCTCACAACTTGCCAAGAAAAAGAACTCATGGCTTCAGGGCTCGCATGAAGACAAAGGCGGGACAGGAGGTGCTCAGGAGGAGAAGAAAGAAGGGTCGTAAACGCCTTACTGTTTAACGAATGGAAACACTGAGGAAGAAAAAGGACTTTGACCGGGTTTTCTGTGAGGGCAGAAAGGTGGATTTGCCACCCATCCGGATGTGGTTTCTCCAAAAAGAGAGTGGGTCTTTGCGAGTATGCTTTGTGGGTAGGAGCAAGAAAGCAGTGCGTCGAAACCGCATTAGGAGAAGGCTTAGGGAAGCTTTCCGGCAGTACTTTTATGATCGTTTTCGAGAAAAGCCAGTGGATGTAATTTTTTTTAGTGATGAACGGCTTCTTAGTGAGGATTTTAAAACCATAGTAGAAAAGATGGCGAGGTTGCTCGACGAAAACCTTTGTGGACAAGGAGAATTGCTGTAAGCGTGGGCATGGATCGTAAACTTCTGCTGGTTTTTGATCGGTTGATTGTTTTTTATCAGCAATTTGTTTCACCTCTTTTTCCTCCCAGCTGCCGTTTTGAACCTACCTGTTCTGAATATGCTCGTCAAGCGGTTCAAAAATACGGTTTGGGAAAAGGATTGTGGTTGGCTTTTAAAAGGGTTATCCGCTGCCACCCTTACTCGGCTGGAGGATATGATCCAGTGCCTTAATGCTAATTTTAATAAAAGGTGGTTTTATCTATGTGGTCGCAGATCTGGGATGGTTTGGCTCAAGGAATGGAGTTTATACTCCGTTTCTTTTACAATCTTACCGGTAATTATGGGGTTTCTATCATTTTGCTAACTGTGGTAATCAGGCTGGCTTTGTACCCAGTTATTCATAAACAGAACCTTTCTACTAAAGCGATGCAGGAGATCCAGCCTGAAGTAAAGAAGTTACAGGAAAAGTACAAAAAAGACCCCCAAAAGCTCAACCAGGAAATCATGCGCCTTTACAAGGAAAAAGGGGTTAACCCACTTGGTGGGTGCTTACCCTTACTAATTCAACTCCCTTTTCTGTTCGTTCTCTATCGGGTTCTGGTTACCTACGATTATGGACAGGGATTTTTGTGGCTTCCCAATCTTTCTCAAAGAGACCCCTATTACATTTTGCCACTGGCTATGGGTGCTACGACTTTCTGGCAACAAAAGATTGCAACGCCGGCTATGGGTGGAGAAGCTTCTCAGCAGAACCTGCTCATGATGGTGTTTATGCCTCTTTTCCTGGTATTCATTAGCTGGAGCCTGCCTTCAGGCGTTTTGCTTTACTGGTTTGTTTCCAATCTTTTTTATATTTTCCAGCAATATATGGTTGAACTGCAGGTTCGTAAGACCCGTGCACTCGCTTCGGGAAGCTTACCATCTATCCAGGAAAATTCTTCCTCTCGTTCTGGGGTTTCCAAAAAAGGGGGAAAAAAGCGTGAGAAGAAGCGTTGAGGTGTCTGGAAAAAGCATTGAGGAAATTTTAGAAAGAGCTGCTAACTATTTTGAGATTCCCAAAGAAAAACTGGAATACGAAGTAATTTCTGAAGGTAAAGGTATTTTGAGCATTCTTGCTCCCAGGGCTTTAAAAGTCCGGGTGTGGATTAAAGAAGACAACGAGACTGGCTCTTCTGAAGAGCGGCCCGTAGACGAATCTGAGGAGAAAAACAATCAAGAGCCAAAGGCAATCGCCGAGGAACCTGAACATTCTGAACCATCTAAAGTAGACCACTTGCTGCTTGACAGGGCAAGGACCGAGATTGAGACATTCATGACCGGGCTTTTTGAGAAGATGAAGGTTAATGTTTCTGCTGAAGTAGTGGCTAACAAGGATAAGTTGCTGGTATCAATCGATGGGGAGGACTCCGGGCTTTTAATCGGTAAAAAAGGAGAAACTCTGGAAGCTTTTGAGCTTCTTTCCAAAATGTATCTCATCAGAAAGGGTCTTAGAGAGGTTCCTGTTGAAGTTGATGTGGCTAATTATAAAAAAAGAAGAGAAGAAGCATTGCGCAAGCTGGCCAACCGTTTGGCGAAAAAGGTAATTCAAACGGGAAAAAGGATAAAACTGGAACCCATGTTAAACCGGGAAAGACGTATTATTCACGTGGCTCTCAAAGGCCATCCTCAGGTTACTACCTACAGCATAGGCCAAGAACCGGAAAGACGCGTGGTCATTGACCTTAAGGAACGCTCCAAGGCTAAAAATAGCCGCAAGAAGTCTTCTCGTCGCAACAAAAAACGTGAACAGGCAAAGTAATTTCTGTGTTAGTGAAGATACTATTGCTGCCATAGCAACACCCTCTGGTATGGGGGCCATTGGCATTGTCAGGATGAGTGGCCCCCGGGCAATTCCCATAGCTGCCTCTATTTTCAAGACTCACTGTGGAAAAAGACTTGAGGAGTTGCAAGCCTTTCATTTTTATCTTGGCAGAATCGTAGACCCCGGGAGTCGGGAAGTTCTGGATGAAGCCTTTATAGTTATCATGCGTGCTCCTCGCAGTTACACCCGCGAAGATGTGGTTGAGTTTCAGGTTCATGGAGGGCCTTTGATTCTGCGCAAGGTACTCGAGCTTTGTCTTCGTTACGGGGCGCGACTTGCTCGTCCTGGTGAGTTTACTCTGCGCGCGTTTTTAAATGGCCGGATGGATCTTGCTCAAGCTGAAGCAGTGGCCCAAATGGTGCAAGCACGCTCTGAAAAGGCTCTTTCTGCTTTTTATCGCAGCTTGAGTGGTCAACTCAGTCAGAAGGTCAAGGGCTGGCAAGACAGGCTTTTGTTATGTCAAGCGTATATTCAAGCCTTTTGCGATTTTGCAGACGCTGTTGAAGATTCAATCGAAGAGCTGATTTGGAAAGAACTTGAAACCCTTGAGAAAGAACTTGCTGAAGAAGTGCAGAAAAGCGAGCGTTTTGCCATCTTTCAAAACGGAATTCTGGTGGTCATTGCAGGTAAACCAAACGTGGGAAAATCCAGCCTCTTCAACCTGATATGCGGTGAGGAACGGGCCATTGTAACCCCCATTCCGGGAACTACTCGTGATGTTCTCGAAGTTTCTCTGACCATAGATGGAGTGCCTTTTCGCTTTGTGGATACGGCAGGTTTCAGAAATTCACAAGACGTAATAGAAAGAATTGGTTTACAAAAAGCCGAAGAGTTTCTTGAAAAGGCGGACCTTGTGGTGTTGGTTTTCGATATGGGCCAACCTTTTGGGGAGGAAGATTTCTCGCTCGTTAAAAAACTTGCTCATAAACGGCGTATTCTGGTCTTGAATAAAAGCGATTTGTCACCTCAAATTAGCAAAGAGGATTTGAACAAACTGTGTCCTGGAGAGGAAGTCCTCGAAATTTCGGTTTTGCAGCGCAAAGGAATAGAAAAATTGTTTGAAAGGCTGGTTAACGTTGCACAACTTAATGTGGACCTTGAAGAAACTCCTCTATTGGTTACCCAGAGACAGCGTGAAATTCTTGAGGAAGCTTTGAGAATAGTTCAGGAAGCCAGGGAGACCCTGAAACAGGGCTTATCGATAGACGTAGTGGGTATTCTCCTCGAAGAGGGGTTGCAAACTCTCCGCAGGTTTACCGGAGAAGACGTCGATCAGAAACTTCTGGATGCGATTTTTTCGAACTTCTGTATTGGGAAATAACCTGTTCCACGTGGAACAATTTGTTTCAAGAAAGTGGTTTTTTCTGAGGAAGACCAGCTTTACGAGGCAAATGGGAAGGCGTAGACATGTGTTTTTCTATTTCGATTAAATAACTTTTTCTCTCTGCCCAGGGCGCATCTATCTCCCAGGTTCTTCTGAGCTTGCATCCCAGAATGTTAAGAGCTCCTTCTGCATCTTTTAGTTCCTGGAAGTAGCGAGGCCCTTTGTAAAAAAAGGCTGATTTGCCAGTTTTCAGGAAAGGGATGGTTATTTCCAGTGCGACATTTAAGGGGGCTAAAGCTTTACTCAACACGGTATCAAAATTTTCTCGCAGAGGTTTTTCTCTGGCAACATCTTCAGCTCGGGCACATATCACGCTGACATTACTCAGATTTAGTTTAGCAATTACTTCTTCCAGAAACAGGCATTTTTTGTTTTTACTCTCAAGAAGTACAAAGTGGGTTTCAGGCCTAAAAATGGCCAGAGGAATACCTGGAATACCACCACCACTTCCAACATCTATGGCTTTGCCCAGCTGGGATTTTGCGAAGGATTCCACAGCGAGAAGAGTTAGTGAATCAATAACCAAATTGATCAGTATAGCTTCTCTGTTTTTATGCGCCGAAAGGTTAAGGTTTTGGTTGACCAGATGGAAGTATTCTACGAATTCCATGGTCTTATCTATTGCTTCTTTCTCTGCGGGTACTTTTAAAATTTTCAATGCTTCAACAAGAATTTTTCTACCCTTTTGCACAACTTATCCACAATTTTTATTCAGAATATTTTTGAACAACAATTACTCTACAATAACGAAGGTACCGTGGCAAGAGTATTCTTCAAGCCTTATGAAATAAGGTTTTTTGAGGTGCTGATTTCTGGTTTTAGCGACAAGCTGTTCTCATGCTCTGAGCACAGCCTCATTTGTTCCACAAATTATCCACAGGAAAAACGCAGCACCAAAATTCTGGATTGGATTTAGAGAAATTGACAGTTACGAGGAGGTTGCGTTAAGTGTTTGCGCAATCTCACCGCTTTTTGTCTTTCTGGAACAAAAACAAAAAACAGGTTTATGATGCTTTTTATTGAAGAAGCAGGTTCTTGATTTTGGTAAGCAGGGTTCAGACCTGGTAGGGATAATTTTCCGACATCTAAAGCATCATCTGGTAGAATAAAATCCTGCTTTCAGGTGGTTTGTTTGAACTGGGTGGTTGTTCATACTTGTCAGAGGTTGGTAGTCAGAGGAAAGACGCGAGTGTGTGTTCCACGTGGAACAAGAAGTGGTGTTTCGAAGATGAGAACAGATTCTCAATGTTTTAAAGAGATTGGAGGGAGAATACGAAGTGTGCATTCGAGAAGGTGAAAGAGTGTACCTCCTTTTAGAAGATGGTAAGGATTACCTGATACGCGTTGAGAAGGACAAGGTTTTCGGCACTCACCTGGGAGGGATAGCTTTCAACGAAATTATTGGCAAAAGATTTGGAGAGCTGGTGCTTACTACTTCTGGCAGAAAAGCTTTTTTGCTCCAACCTGGCATCGTCGATAACCTGTTTCACATGAAGCGCCGGACTCAGATTGTTTACCCTAAAGACCTGGGTTTCATCGTGCTCATGCTCGACGTGAAAGAGGGAGATCGAGTAATCGATGTAGGATTAGGAAGTGGTGCGATGTGCGGAGCGCTGGCCAGGCTGGTGGGCGATGGGGGTAAAGTTTATGCTTACGAAAGGCGCGAGGAGTTTATCAAGGTTGCAGTGGAAAATCTTAGCATCTGGGGTGTTCTGGAGCGGGTGGAAATTAAAAATAAAGATATTAAAGATGGTTTTGAAGAGGAAAACATCGATGCTCTCTTTCTGGATGTTCCGCAACCCTGGGACTATCTGGAAGTTTGTTGGAGAGCGCTTCGAGGGGGCGGTAGAATTGGTATTGTTTCTCCGACTACTCCTCAAGTAGTAGCCGTACTTGAAAAATTGAAAACACTACCCTTTATACAGGTGGAAGTTTGGGAAAGCCTCTTCAGGAAGTACAAACCCAATCCAATAGCTTTCAGGCCTTACGATAGAATGGTTGCTCACACTACCTACATGATTTTTGCTCGCAAGGTGTTTTCAGAGAATCCCTAATTTTGTCTTTTCTGCTATATTATGTTAAATTTAATTGGGCCAATTTTAGATAAGAAGGAGGTAGAGAGGTGGCTGGTATTGCAGGTATTTTTGCATCAAATCAGCATGAAAAGGTAGAACAAATGCTTGACCTCATTGGGTATCGTGGTCCGGCTGGTAGAAAAGTGGTTGCATTGCCAGGAGCTACTCTGGGAGTGGTTTACAATACCGTGCAGAAGGAAGCGCGGGAGATTCTTGAAAAAGAAAATAAAGCAATTGATTGGAGAGGACCAGATCAGTTTGCCGTTGCTGCACTTGAGGATGGCTCACCACTTCTTGAGCGTGACTTTCTGGGGGTAGCTCCCCTTTATTATGCTTATGATGCCCAAGGTAACCTCTGCTTTGCGTCCGAGTTCAAAGCTCTGCGCCAGCTGAGTGACGAGGTTAAAGAACTGCCTTGTGGTAGCCGTTTTGAGAAAGGAGAAATCAAAAGTTATTTTGAACTTGAAGAAAAACCTTTTCTCAAGAGTGACGCTAAAGAGATATCTGGAAAGTTGCGCACGCTTCTTGAGGACTCAATTGCTAAAAGACTTAGTGGTGTAAGAGAGGCTGGTTCCTGGCTTTCGGGAGGGCTTGATTCAAGCACTATAGCTGCCTTGCTCAGCAATACAGTGGATAAACTTTATACTTTTGCAGCAGGTTTTCCCGGTGCTGAAGACCTTGAATATGCCAGGGTGGTGGCTGAGCACATTGGTTCTCAACATCAGGAAGTGGTTATCACTCTTGAAGACGCGATTAAAATTTTACCCGAAGTGATTTATCACCTCGAGTCCTTCGATGCTCTTCTGGTGCGCTCCAGCATAACCAACTACGCGGTGTCAAAGGTAGTGGCTGAACATGTCCCTGTGGTTTTCTCAGGAGAAGGAGGAGACGAGCTTTTTGCAGGCTACGATTATCTTAAAAATATTCCTAAGGAAGGATTGACTACTGAGCTTATCGACATTACTGCCCGACTTCACAACACTGCTTTGCAGAGGGTAGACCGCAGCGCTGCGGCTCACGGACTGCTGGTCCATGTTCCTTTTGTTGACCGAGACGTAGTTTCCTTTGCGCTTTCTATTCCTCCTGAATACAAAATCAATGACGGGGTAGAAAAGTGGATTTTGAGAAAAGCGGTGGAAGATGCACTGCCAGATAAGGTGCTCTGGCGCAGAAAAGCCAAATTCTGGCAGGGAGCTGGTGTAGAAGAACTTATTGCCAATTACGCTGAAGAAAGAATAACCGATTCGGACTTTGTAAGAGAGCGAAACTTGCCCAATGGCTGGGTTCTCCGAAGTAAAGAAGAGCTTTTCTATTACCGAATTTTTAAAGAACATTTTGGTGAAAGGATGGACCTTGACTGGATGGGGAGAAGTAAACTGGTTTAGTTTTTTTGTGTTTCGCTATTGGACTGTTGGTTTTCGATCAGGGGCTCTGCTTTGGCAGAGCCCTTTCTTTTTTGGACGTTCAAATTTTGTTTGCAAATTGTTAAAAATTGCGTCATAATTGGTAGATAAAATAGAGCCTGTTTGAAAAGCGAAAATTGCAGGTAGCAAGGAAACAAGGTGGGAGGCATTCTTGATGTCAAAAAAAGTTAAGGTTCCTATTATCATTACAGTGATTATTCTGGCGATTCTCCTTATCACCTTCCGCTTTTTGAGGGATAAGGAAAGTCCGGAGGTTGTGAGCCAGGAATTGCCTACCGTGAAAGTGGAACGGGGTTCCATTGAAGAAGTGGTTTCAGAGCTGGGTACTCTGGAGCCCTGGGATGAAATAGGGCTGACACCTGAGACAGGTGGTGAGGTAGCCCAGATTCTGGTTGAAGTGGGGCAGAGGGTTAAAAAAGGCGACCCGCTGCTGGTTTTTGACACTTCAGATTTGGAGATTTCTTTGAAGAAAGCGCAGGCTCAGTACAAAGCCGCGCAAGCCGAGTTGGAAAAAGCACTTAAAAAACCCGAAGAAGTAGAATTGAAGCAAGCAGAAGCCGCCTACCAACAGGCTCTGGTCACTTACGAGGAAGCAAAAGATACTTACGAGAAGAATCAAAAGTTGTTTGACACTGGTGCCATTTCTCTGGAGACCTTGAAAGAGAGCGAGCGTAACCTGCGGCTTGCTGAAGCCAACCTGGAAGTAGCCAAGGCTGAGCTTGCGGATACCAAGGAGGGCACTCCTCCTGAAGACATTGCCATATTGCAATCCCAGCTGGAACAAATCCAAACCGATATCGAGGTTATCGAAAAAGATATTCAGGATGCTACTGTGGTAGCGCCCATTGAGAGCACAGTTCTCTCCATTGAGATAGAAGAAGGAGAAAGAGCAACTGATGAAACGGTGCTCATGGTTTTGGGTAACGTTTCCCTGATGCGGGCGGTAACCTACATTAACGAAGTAGATATTCCCAAGGTGAAAATTGGCCAAAAGGTGCGTATTTCAGTTGATGCTTTTCCTGACCAAACCTTTTGGGGAGAGGTTGCTGAAATTGGTTTGAATGGGGTGGTTCAGGAAAACGTGGTTACTTATCCGGTGAAGATTAAAATACCCAATCCCGAGGGCCTGCTTTTTTCAGGGATGACCGTTGAGGCAGATATTATTATCGAGGCGCACCAAGACACTCTGCTTTTACCGACTGAAGCGGTGGAAGAAAGAGATGGTGAATATCTGGTTTTTGTGATGGGCGAAGATGGAAAGCCTCAACCCAGAAAGGTTAAGGTGGGCTTACAGAACGAATCCCAGGTAGAGATAGTCGAGGGCTTGCAGGAAGGAGATGAGGTCTTACTGGGAGTTTCTGGAATGGTTAGCCCGAGCGCAGGTGGAGAGAGACCTCGGATGTTCATCGGAGGTCCTCCACCAGGGAGGTAAAATATGGGTAAACCAGGTAGTGAGGTTCTTATCAGGGTAGAAGATTTGGTCAAGATTTACCGTACGGGTTCGGTAGAAGTCCCTGCCTTGCGGGGTGTGAGTTTTACCATCGAGAGAGGAGAATTCGTGGCTGTGATGGGTCCTTCGGGTTCTGGAAAGTCTACCTTGTTGAATATTCTGGGCTGCCTGGATACACCAACCAGTGGGGC
This portion of the Thermatribacter velox genome encodes:
- the rpmH gene encoding 50S ribosomal protein L34, whose amino-acid sequence is MKRTYQPHNLPRKRTHGFRARMKTKAGQEVLRRRRKKGRKRLTV
- the rnpA gene encoding ribonuclease P protein component, whose amino-acid sequence is METLRKKKDFDRVFCEGRKVDLPPIRMWFLQKESGSLRVCFVGRSKKAVRRNRIRRRLREAFRQYFYDRFREKPVDVIFFSDERLLSEDFKTIVEKMARLLDENLCGQGELL
- the yidD gene encoding membrane protein insertion efficiency factor YidD, translating into MDRKLLLVFDRLIVFYQQFVSPLFPPSCRFEPTCSEYARQAVQKYGLGKGLWLAFKRVIRCHPYSAGGYDPVP
- a CDS encoding YidC/Oxa1 family membrane protein insertase, translated to MWSQIWDGLAQGMEFILRFFYNLTGNYGVSIILLTVVIRLALYPVIHKQNLSTKAMQEIQPEVKKLQEKYKKDPQKLNQEIMRLYKEKGVNPLGGCLPLLIQLPFLFVLYRVLVTYDYGQGFLWLPNLSQRDPYYILPLAMGATTFWQQKIATPAMGGEASQQNLLMMVFMPLFLVFISWSLPSGVLLYWFVSNLFYIFQQYMVELQVRKTRALASGSLPSIQENSSSRSGVSKKGGKKREKKR
- the jag gene encoding RNA-binding cell elongation regulator Jag/EloR, which translates into the protein MRRSVEVSGKSIEEILERAANYFEIPKEKLEYEVISEGKGILSILAPRALKVRVWIKEDNETGSSEERPVDESEEKNNQEPKAIAEEPEHSEPSKVDHLLLDRARTEIETFMTGLFEKMKVNVSAEVVANKDKLLVSIDGEDSGLLIGKKGETLEAFELLSKMYLIRKGLREVPVEVDVANYKKRREEALRKLANRLAKKVIQTGKRIKLEPMLNRERRIIHVALKGHPQVTTYSIGQEPERRVVIDLKERSKAKNSRKKSSRRNKKREQAK
- the mnmE gene encoding tRNA uridine-5-carboxymethylaminomethyl(34) synthesis GTPase MnmE gives rise to the protein MNRQSNFCVSEDTIAAIATPSGMGAIGIVRMSGPRAIPIAASIFKTHCGKRLEELQAFHFYLGRIVDPGSREVLDEAFIVIMRAPRSYTREDVVEFQVHGGPLILRKVLELCLRYGARLARPGEFTLRAFLNGRMDLAQAEAVAQMVQARSEKALSAFYRSLSGQLSQKVKGWQDRLLLCQAYIQAFCDFADAVEDSIEELIWKELETLEKELAEEVQKSERFAIFQNGILVVIAGKPNVGKSSLFNLICGEERAIVTPIPGTTRDVLEVSLTIDGVPFRFVDTAGFRNSQDVIERIGLQKAEEFLEKADLVVLVFDMGQPFGEEDFSLVKKLAHKRRILVLNKSDLSPQISKEDLNKLCPGEEVLEISVLQRKGIEKLFERLVNVAQLNVDLEETPLLVTQRQREILEEALRIVQEARETLKQGLSIDVVGILLEEGLQTLRRFTGEDVDQKLLDAIFSNFCIGK
- the rsmG gene encoding 16S rRNA (guanine(527)-N(7))-methyltransferase RsmG yields the protein MKILKVPAEKEAIDKTMEFVEYFHLVNQNLNLSAHKNREAILINLVIDSLTLLAVESFAKSQLGKAIDVGSGGGIPGIPLAIFRPETHFVLLESKNKKCLFLEEVIAKLNLSNVSVICARAEDVAREKPLRENFDTVLSKALAPLNVALEITIPFLKTGKSAFFYKGPRYFQELKDAEGALNILGCKLRRTWEIDAPWAERKSYLIEIEKHMSTPSHLPRKAGLPQKKPLS
- a CDS encoding tRNA (adenine-N1)-methyltransferase; translated protein: MEGEYEVCIREGERVYLLLEDGKDYLIRVEKDKVFGTHLGGIAFNEIIGKRFGELVLTTSGRKAFLLQPGIVDNLFHMKRRTQIVYPKDLGFIVLMLDVKEGDRVIDVGLGSGAMCGALARLVGDGGKVYAYERREEFIKVAVENLSIWGVLERVEIKNKDIKDGFEEENIDALFLDVPQPWDYLEVCWRALRGGGRIGIVSPTTPQVVAVLEKLKTLPFIQVEVWESLFRKYKPNPIAFRPYDRMVAHTTYMIFARKVFSENP
- a CDS encoding asparagine synthase-related protein yields the protein MAGIAGIFASNQHEKVEQMLDLIGYRGPAGRKVVALPGATLGVVYNTVQKEAREILEKENKAIDWRGPDQFAVAALEDGSPLLERDFLGVAPLYYAYDAQGNLCFASEFKALRQLSDEVKELPCGSRFEKGEIKSYFELEEKPFLKSDAKEISGKLRTLLEDSIAKRLSGVREAGSWLSGGLDSSTIAALLSNTVDKLYTFAAGFPGAEDLEYARVVAEHIGSQHQEVVITLEDAIKILPEVIYHLESFDALLVRSSITNYAVSKVVAEHVPVVFSGEGGDELFAGYDYLKNIPKEGLTTELIDITARLHNTALQRVDRSAAAHGLLVHVPFVDRDVVSFALSIPPEYKINDGVEKWILRKAVEDALPDKVLWRRKAKFWQGAGVEELIANYAEERITDSDFVRERNLPNGWVLRSKEELFYYRIFKEHFGERMDLDWMGRSKLV
- a CDS encoding efflux RND transporter periplasmic adaptor subunit — translated: MSKKVKVPIIITVIILAILLITFRFLRDKESPEVVSQELPTVKVERGSIEEVVSELGTLEPWDEIGLTPETGGEVAQILVEVGQRVKKGDPLLVFDTSDLEISLKKAQAQYKAAQAELEKALKKPEEVELKQAEAAYQQALVTYEEAKDTYEKNQKLFDTGAISLETLKESERNLRLAEANLEVAKAELADTKEGTPPEDIAILQSQLEQIQTDIEVIEKDIQDATVVAPIESTVLSIEIEEGERATDETVLMVLGNVSLMRAVTYINEVDIPKVKIGQKVRISVDAFPDQTFWGEVAEIGLNGVVQENVVTYPVKIKIPNPEGLLFSGMTVEADIIIEAHQDTLLLPTEAVEERDGEYLVFVMGEDGKPQPRKVKVGLQNESQVEIVEGLQEGDEVLLGVSGMVSPSAGGERPRMFIGGPPPGR